Proteins encoded in a region of the Schaalia hyovaginalis genome:
- a CDS encoding DEAD/DEAH box helicase, protein MSPKRRRSREAPVDADDEAPSAAERMALFKAAMRQEKTHRAEYVRGLSFLPDAFQIEAMDALEAEENVLVAAPTGAGKTMIGEFATSLALSRGRRSFYTAPIKALSNQKFAELSERFGPGCVGLLTGDASINPGAPVVVMTTEVLRNMIYAGSDLGDVDSVVLDEVHYLADRFRGPVWEEVIIHLPRSARVVALSATVSNAEEFGAWIQEVRGGCRVIVSEIRPVPLYQHMVVGRTIYDLYGPGRRAEEGRLNPELLAAVSNPSASEGGRGSRNWRLPRSRAPRESRPSTLISLDRAGLLPAITFVFSRAGCEAAVDQVLAAGIVLTSPEEARRIRHEIESVTAAISPEDFAVLGVSHWAEGLERGVAAHHAGMLPLMKETVERLFARGLIKMVYATETLALGINMPARSVVIESLMKWNGVEHVRLSPGEYTQLSGRAGRRGIDTEGHALVLHRGSVAPEEVASLASKRTYPLISAFTPRYNMVVNLLDHSTRAKTRSLLETSFAQFQADASLVRLAARVKELQSDKDALREAMRCDLGDAGEYFRLRDELSLAQKAAARERRSAMRVAQSDLLASLGPGDVIAYGRGRRSLYAVVAFQSQTAIGRVSTTVIGTDGKFHTLGAQDCAADLRKAGRMSIAGGSALRRNKERTRIAEQLRRLVRSGRLVEARPVVAGAQACDLEALEARLRSHGVHRCPKREEHAKAGYRWARLDREGSALEKKIDARSHSVAKRFDKVCVVLEELGFIDGDRVTERGQQLRRIFGERDLIVMEALASRAWEGLDDPELAAIVSTCVFESRSENGPAGPPEHLPPSLSRAWDATIRAAERVREAEEAAGLEASALPDPGLMGPCLAWANGASLSTALLEEEMQGGDFVRWIRQVVDLLDQLRGLDDPGLAVGARRAKDLLVRGVVSWSAP, encoded by the coding sequence CGTCATTGGCGCTCTCCAGGGGGCGGCGGAGCTTCTACACCGCTCCGATCAAGGCCTTGTCGAACCAGAAGTTCGCCGAATTGAGCGAGCGCTTCGGCCCCGGATGCGTGGGCCTGCTCACCGGCGACGCTTCGATCAACCCGGGCGCTCCGGTCGTCGTCATGACGACCGAGGTCCTGAGGAACATGATTTACGCGGGTTCGGATCTGGGCGACGTGGATTCGGTCGTGCTCGACGAGGTGCATTACCTCGCGGACCGCTTCCGGGGCCCGGTGTGGGAGGAGGTCATCATCCACCTGCCGAGGAGCGCCCGGGTCGTCGCTCTTTCCGCCACGGTTTCGAATGCAGAGGAGTTCGGCGCGTGGATCCAGGAGGTCAGGGGCGGCTGCCGGGTGATCGTCTCCGAGATCCGGCCGGTTCCCCTGTACCAGCACATGGTGGTCGGCAGGACGATCTACGACCTCTACGGCCCCGGGAGGCGCGCGGAGGAGGGACGGCTCAATCCGGAGCTCCTCGCCGCTGTGTCGAACCCCTCCGCGTCCGAGGGCGGGCGCGGTTCACGGAATTGGCGCCTCCCCCGTTCCCGGGCGCCCCGAGAATCGAGGCCCTCGACGCTCATCAGCCTCGATCGCGCGGGGCTCCTGCCCGCCATCACATTCGTCTTCTCCCGAGCGGGATGCGAGGCCGCGGTCGATCAGGTGCTCGCTGCGGGGATCGTGCTCACCTCGCCCGAGGAGGCGCGGAGGATCCGTCATGAGATCGAGTCGGTGACGGCGGCGATCTCGCCGGAGGACTTCGCGGTGCTGGGCGTGTCCCATTGGGCCGAGGGGCTGGAGCGCGGTGTCGCGGCGCATCATGCGGGGATGCTCCCCCTCATGAAGGAGACCGTCGAGCGCCTCTTCGCCCGGGGCCTCATCAAGATGGTGTACGCGACGGAGACCCTCGCCCTGGGGATCAACATGCCGGCGCGTTCGGTCGTCATCGAGTCCTTGATGAAGTGGAACGGCGTCGAGCACGTGCGCCTGAGCCCGGGGGAGTACACGCAGCTGTCCGGGAGGGCCGGTCGGCGCGGCATCGACACGGAGGGGCACGCGCTCGTCCTTCATCGCGGCTCGGTGGCCCCCGAGGAGGTCGCTTCGCTCGCCTCGAAGCGCACCTATCCGCTCATCAGCGCCTTCACCCCGCGGTACAACATGGTCGTCAATCTGCTCGATCACTCGACCCGCGCCAAGACGCGCTCGCTGCTGGAGACCTCCTTCGCGCAGTTCCAGGCGGATGCTTCGCTCGTGCGCCTTGCGGCGCGGGTCAAGGAGCTTCAGTCGGACAAGGACGCGCTGCGCGAGGCGATGCGCTGCGATCTGGGGGATGCGGGCGAGTACTTCCGACTGCGCGACGAGCTCTCCCTGGCTCAGAAGGCGGCGGCCCGCGAGCGCAGGAGCGCGATGCGGGTCGCCCAGTCCGATCTGCTCGCCTCCTTGGGGCCGGGGGACGTCATCGCCTATGGGCGAGGGCGCAGGAGCCTGTACGCGGTCGTCGCCTTCCAGTCCCAGACCGCGATCGGGAGGGTTTCGACGACGGTCATCGGAACCGATGGGAAGTTCCATACCCTCGGGGCCCAGGACTGCGCGGCGGATCTGCGCAAGGCGGGCCGGATGAGCATCGCGGGAGGCTCGGCGCTGCGCAGGAACAAGGAGCGCACGCGCATCGCGGAGCAGTTGCGGCGCCTCGTGCGCTCCGGTCGGCTCGTCGAGGCCCGTCCCGTCGTCGCAGGTGCGCAGGCCTGCGACCTTGAGGCCCTCGAAGCGAGGCTCCGCTCTCATGGGGTGCACCGCTGCCCGAAACGTGAAGAACACGCGAAGGCCGGGTACCGCTGGGCGCGTCTGGACCGGGAGGGGAGTGCGCTCGAGAAGAAGATCGACGCGCGCTCGCACTCCGTGGCGAAGCGTTTCGACAAGGTGTGCGTGGTCCTCGAGGAGCTGGGCTTCATCGACGGCGATCGCGTGACCGAGCGCGGGCAGCAGCTGCGCCGGATCTTCGGCGAACGCGACCTCATCGTCATGGAAGCGCTCGCATCTCGAGCCTGGGAGGGGCTGGACGATCCGGAACTCGCTGCGATCGTATCGACCTGCGTCTTCGAGTCGCGGTCCGAGAACGGGCCGGCGGGCCCGCCCGAGCACCTGCCGCCCTCGCTCTCGCGCGCCTGGGATGCGACGATCCGGGCGGCTGAACGCGTGCGCGAGGCTGAGGAGGCTGCGGGCCTCGAGGCCTCTGCGCTTCCGGATCCGGGATTGATGGGGCCCTGCTTGGCATGGGCGAATGGTGCGAGTCTGTCCACTGCCCTCCTCGAGGAGGAGATGCAGGGCGGCGACTTCGTCCGCTGGATCCGTCAGGTGGTGGATCTGCTCGATCAGCTCCGCGGGCTCGACGATCCCGGGCTCGCGGTCGGTGCGCGTCGAGCGAAGGACCTTCTGGTCCGCGGCGTCGTCTCCTGGAGCGCGCCGTGA
- the lnt gene encoding apolipoprotein N-acyltransferase: protein MSWSGLRRLLLAAGAGFAMWAAFPDLSWWWLIVPSLAVLFVLVDHASTGRALVAAFVFGACWWLPLTDWVVLATGGRLPWFALAATQVCWLLVWVLIVRVASVWAWAQAWWGQILVYVLSWVGVEQARGHFPWSGFPWGNVAIPQVDSPLGRLAPFGGEVLVSMVVVTLAVLVRRAFSLRTDEDVKHWWTRPFLLLFALAFVVGSALAPLAAAQEAGSVRVGVVQGNIELPGPRTFAIEGKVTANHAAVSRELAEHAEAPIDFAIWGETAADRDPRESSIVSASLDSAARVLDAPILFGFANMRDGYRWNWLGVWYRGSGVDEGELYAKQKPVPFGEFIPFRSFISALATEAAQVNVDMAAADNPALMRVGLADSRTIPVAVGICFESAYSSVIGQGVREGGQLIIAPSNNYHFRTSAESAQQAQLLRFRALEFSRSAVQASTTGESVVIRPNGAIQAKTGRQSAEYLIESLPLRTTLTPSARMGEWPAFIIMSACAFFTLLSLAVLIGRALSVRRRKRPGAQASRASLREEAGAPRGGTGIREAGG from the coding sequence GTGAGCTGGTCGGGTCTTCGACGGCTCCTGCTCGCCGCCGGCGCCGGATTCGCCATGTGGGCCGCGTTCCCCGACCTGTCGTGGTGGTGGCTCATCGTCCCCTCGTTGGCGGTCCTCTTCGTCCTCGTCGATCACGCCTCGACGGGCCGGGCCCTCGTGGCCGCCTTCGTCTTCGGCGCGTGCTGGTGGCTTCCCCTCACCGATTGGGTCGTCCTGGCGACAGGAGGGAGGCTTCCGTGGTTCGCCTTGGCGGCGACGCAGGTCTGCTGGCTCCTGGTCTGGGTGCTCATCGTGCGGGTCGCATCGGTATGGGCCTGGGCGCAGGCCTGGTGGGGCCAGATCCTCGTCTACGTCCTGAGCTGGGTGGGCGTCGAACAGGCGCGCGGGCATTTCCCCTGGTCCGGTTTCCCCTGGGGCAATGTCGCGATTCCCCAGGTCGACTCGCCATTGGGGAGGCTCGCCCCCTTCGGGGGAGAGGTCCTCGTCTCCATGGTCGTCGTCACGCTCGCGGTGCTCGTGCGCAGGGCCTTCTCCTTGCGCACCGATGAGGACGTGAAGCACTGGTGGACCCGCCCCTTCCTTCTCCTTTTCGCGCTGGCCTTCGTCGTCGGCAGCGCCCTGGCGCCCCTCGCCGCCGCCCAGGAGGCGGGATCGGTGCGAGTGGGCGTCGTCCAGGGGAACATCGAGCTGCCCGGTCCGCGGACTTTCGCGATCGAGGGCAAGGTGACCGCGAATCATGCGGCGGTCTCGCGCGAGCTCGCTGAACACGCCGAGGCGCCGATCGACTTCGCGATCTGGGGGGAGACCGCCGCGGACCGCGATCCCCGGGAGTCCTCGATCGTGTCCGCCTCCCTCGATTCGGCCGCGCGGGTCCTCGACGCGCCGATCCTCTTCGGATTCGCGAATATGAGGGACGGGTACCGGTGGAACTGGCTGGGCGTCTGGTACCGGGGGTCGGGCGTGGACGAGGGGGAGCTGTACGCGAAGCAGAAGCCCGTCCCCTTCGGGGAATTCATTCCCTTCCGCTCGTTCATCTCGGCGCTCGCCACGGAGGCCGCGCAGGTCAACGTCGATATGGCCGCGGCTGATAATCCTGCGCTCATGCGCGTCGGGCTCGCGGATTCTCGCACGATCCCCGTCGCGGTCGGCATCTGCTTCGAATCGGCCTACTCCTCGGTGATCGGGCAGGGCGTGCGCGAGGGCGGTCAGCTCATCATCGCGCCCTCGAACAACTACCATTTCCGCACTTCGGCCGAATCCGCTCAGCAGGCGCAATTGCTGAGATTCCGCGCATTGGAGTTCTCACGTTCTGCGGTCCAGGCCTCGACAACCGGAGAATCCGTTGTGATCAGGCCGAATGGTGCGATTCAAGCGAAGACCGGGCGCCAGAGCGCGGAGTATCTCATCGAATCGCTCCCATTGCGGACCACGCTCACGCCCTCGGCGCGCATGGGGGAGTGGCCGGCCTTCATCATCATGTCGGCGTGCGCCTTCTTCACCCTCCTCAGCCTCGCGGTGCTCATCGGCCGCGCGCTGTCGGTCCGACGCCGGAAGCGGCCGGGCGCTCAGGCGTCCCGGGCGAGCCTCCGAGAAGAGGCGGGGGCGCCGAGGGGCGGGACGGGAATCCGTGAAGCGGGGGGATGA
- a CDS encoding RNA polymerase-binding protein RbpA, translating to MADRALRGMQIGSKSMESEDGVVFADRYTVKYACPNGHVFEMPLSVEATAPPTWGCRCGTTAELVGEAPEDTETKPAKPVRTHWDMLCERRSLEELEVVLNEQLTAYREGRLRPEGHYRKS from the coding sequence ATGGCGGATCGCGCACTTCGAGGCATGCAGATCGGATCGAAGTCGATGGAGTCCGAGGACGGCGTCGTCTTCGCGGATCGCTACACGGTGAAGTACGCCTGCCCCAACGGGCACGTCTTCGAGATGCCCTTGTCGGTGGAGGCCACTGCGCCGCCCACCTGGGGATGCCGCTGCGGCACCACCGCGGAACTCGTCGGCGAGGCCCCCGAGGACACCGAGACGAAGCCGGCGAAGCCCGTACGCACCCACTGGGACATGCTCTGCGAGCGCCGCAGCCTCGAAGAGCTCGAAGTCGTCCTCAACGAACAGCTCACCGCCTACCGCGAAGGCCGTCTGCGCCCCGAGGGCCACTACCGCAAGAGCTGA
- a CDS encoding phosphatase PAP2 family protein: MSTALEAVGVATQVKRRSGIIEIALVLASAAAYSVLCFLAPVLPRTAFANARQILAVEHALGIDIELDANLWLHARPLLASISSTYYSLSFFAITCTALAIVWMKRHERYGLARNSLFLMTGGAALTYWTYPLAPPRLMPELGYVDAVATQSAVGSGYTQFAEALANPYGAMPSMHTGWAVWTAVVLGAFVWTKWWQRLLLLIHPLMTIAVIIATGNHYVLDAFAGVSYCIAAAVIVGAVTALRTPPPEPYPPRRAERT; this comes from the coding sequence GTGAGCACCGCTCTTGAGGCAGTCGGAGTCGCGACCCAGGTGAAGCGCCGGAGCGGCATCATCGAGATCGCCCTCGTCCTGGCGAGCGCGGCCGCCTACTCCGTGCTCTGCTTCCTCGCGCCGGTCCTGCCCCGCACCGCCTTCGCCAACGCGCGTCAGATCCTCGCCGTCGAGCACGCGCTCGGCATCGACATCGAGCTCGACGCCAACCTCTGGCTGCACGCCCGCCCCCTCCTCGCGAGCATCTCCTCCACGTACTACTCCCTCTCCTTCTTCGCGATCACATGCACTGCGCTGGCCATCGTGTGGATGAAGCGCCATGAGCGCTACGGACTCGCCCGCAATTCGCTCTTCCTCATGACGGGGGGCGCCGCCCTCACCTATTGGACCTATCCCCTGGCCCCTCCGCGTCTCATGCCGGAACTCGGCTACGTCGACGCCGTTGCGACCCAATCGGCCGTCGGCTCGGGCTACACGCAGTTCGCAGAGGCCCTCGCGAATCCCTACGGCGCCATGCCCTCGATGCACACGGGATGGGCCGTCTGGACGGCCGTCGTCCTCGGCGCCTTCGTCTGGACGAAGTGGTGGCAGCGCCTCCTCCTGCTCATCCACCCGCTGATGACGATCGCGGTCATCATCGCGACCGGGAACCACTACGTCCTCGACGCCTTCGCCGGCGTCTCGTACTGCATCGCGGCCGCAGTCATCGTGGGCGCAGTCACCGCCTTGCGCACCCCTCCCCCGGAGCCGTATCCGCCGAGGAGGGCTGAAAGGACTTGA